A stretch of Myceligenerans xiligouense DNA encodes these proteins:
- a CDS encoding lysophospholipid acyltransferase family protein has translation MFYWVMKHVLVGPLLRLAYRPWVEGGKNVPRRGAAILAGNHLAVIDSFILPLILPRQVKFLGKSDYFTGRGLKGRITAWFMTGIGTIPIDRSGGAASEAAIRTGLRVLADGDLLGIYPEGTRSPDGRLYKAKTGVARMALESGVPVIPVVMVGTDEAQPVGRTLPKPMPLGARIGEPLDFSHLRHKATDHATLRRVADEIMEAILALSDQEYVDVYAATEKASTSSGRAPTPATRYLPTRRPPRRD, from the coding sequence TTGTTCTACTGGGTGATGAAGCATGTCCTGGTCGGCCCGTTGCTGCGGTTGGCGTACCGTCCGTGGGTCGAGGGCGGCAAGAACGTACCCCGGCGCGGTGCGGCGATCCTGGCCGGAAACCACCTGGCCGTGATCGACTCGTTCATCCTCCCGCTGATACTGCCGCGGCAGGTCAAGTTCCTCGGCAAGTCGGACTACTTCACCGGGCGAGGCCTCAAGGGCCGGATCACGGCCTGGTTCATGACGGGTATCGGCACCATCCCGATCGACCGGTCCGGGGGAGCCGCGAGCGAGGCCGCGATCAGGACCGGGTTGCGCGTCCTGGCCGACGGCGACCTGCTGGGCATCTACCCGGAGGGCACACGGAGTCCCGACGGGCGGCTCTACAAGGCGAAGACCGGCGTGGCGCGGATGGCGCTGGAGTCGGGCGTGCCGGTGATCCCGGTCGTGATGGTCGGCACCGACGAGGCGCAGCCCGTGGGGCGCACGCTGCCGAAACCGATGCCGCTCGGCGCGCGCATCGGCGAGCCGCTCGACTTCTCCCACCTGAGGCACAAGGCCACGGACCACGCGACCCTGCGCCGGGTCGCGGACGAGATCATGGAGGCGATCCTGGCGCTGTCGGACCAGGAGTACGTCGACGTCTACGCCGCGACGGAGAAGGCGAGCACGTCGTCGGGCCGGGCGCCGACGCCGGCGACGCGGTACCTGCCGACGCGCCGCCCGCCGCGGCGCGACTGA
- a CDS encoding class II 3-deoxy-7-phosphoheptulonate synthase — MSTVADDALAAGLDHFRTLEARQQPVWPDQDALAAVTSRLEHAAPLAAPADADTLKERLAAAGRGEAFLLQGGDCAESFADAHADRIRNKVRTILQMAVILTHSASTPVVKMGRMAGQYAKPRSSNEETREGVTLPAYRGDMVNGHAFTKESRIPDPERLEQAYRISAATANVVRGFTTGGFADLRQVHEWNRGFMANPAYARYERTADEIDRAIRFMDACGADFDALRSVEFFLSHEALVLDYERALTRHDQRTGRAYDTSAHFLWIGERTRQLDGAHVDFLSRVANPIGVKLGPTATPQDALALAERLNPDNEPGRLTFITRMGAGKIRGVLPALVEAVTWAGVNVTWVTDPMHGNTITSESGYKTRRLSDVLDEVAGFFEVHQALSTVPGGLHMELTGDDVTEVLGGAEQISDAGLALRYETLVDPRLNHQQSLELAFQVAEMIRQ, encoded by the coding sequence ATGAGCACCGTCGCCGATGACGCCCTGGCCGCAGGGCTCGACCATTTCCGTACGCTCGAGGCCCGTCAGCAGCCGGTCTGGCCGGACCAGGACGCCCTGGCGGCGGTGACCTCGCGCCTGGAGCACGCCGCCCCGCTGGCGGCTCCGGCCGACGCCGACACGCTCAAGGAACGCCTCGCCGCCGCCGGGCGGGGCGAGGCGTTCCTGCTCCAGGGCGGGGACTGCGCCGAGTCGTTCGCGGACGCGCACGCGGACCGGATCCGCAACAAGGTGCGGACCATCCTGCAGATGGCCGTGATCCTCACGCATTCCGCCTCCACGCCCGTGGTCAAGATGGGGCGCATGGCGGGCCAGTACGCCAAGCCCCGTTCCAGCAACGAGGAGACCCGCGAAGGCGTGACCCTGCCCGCCTACCGCGGGGACATGGTCAACGGGCACGCGTTCACCAAGGAGTCGCGGATCCCGGACCCGGAGCGGCTGGAGCAGGCGTACCGGATCTCGGCGGCGACGGCGAACGTGGTCCGCGGGTTCACCACCGGCGGATTCGCGGATCTGCGTCAGGTGCACGAGTGGAACCGCGGCTTCATGGCCAACCCGGCCTACGCGCGCTACGAGCGGACGGCGGACGAGATCGACCGCGCGATCCGGTTCATGGACGCGTGCGGCGCGGACTTCGACGCGCTGCGTTCGGTCGAGTTCTTCCTCAGCCACGAGGCGCTCGTCCTGGACTACGAGCGGGCCCTGACCCGCCACGACCAGCGGACCGGTCGCGCGTACGACACGAGCGCCCACTTCCTGTGGATCGGGGAGCGCACGCGACAGCTGGACGGCGCGCACGTCGACTTCCTGTCGCGGGTCGCGAACCCGATCGGGGTGAAGCTCGGCCCCACCGCGACGCCGCAGGACGCGCTCGCCCTGGCCGAGCGGCTGAACCCGGACAACGAGCCCGGGCGCCTCACCTTCATCACGCGGATGGGCGCCGGCAAGATCCGCGGCGTGCTGCCCGCGCTGGTCGAGGCGGTCACGTGGGCGGGGGTGAACGTCACCTGGGTGACGGACCCGATGCACGGGAACACGATCACCTCGGAGTCGGGCTACAAGACACGGCGCCTGTCGGACGTGCTCGACGAGGTCGCGGGGTTCTTCGAGGTGCATCAGGCTCTCAGCACGGTGCCCGGCGGTCTGCACATGGAACTCACGGGAGACGACGTCACCGAGGTGCTCGGCGGAGCGGAGCAGATCTCGGACGCCGGCCTGGCGCTGCGTTACGAGACGCTCGTGGACCCGCGGCTCAACCACCAGCAGTCCCTGGAGCTCGCCTTCCAGGTGGCGGAGATGATCCGCCAGTAG
- a CDS encoding DUF4282 domain-containing protein, whose protein sequence is MAASNTDDRDDDLPDEPTPPADRSEDAGPETNDRTPDPGELADETVDARFADLVASLGDLGAGPATRTSVPESPEPQVGLRRAGTHPDPDDDDHDADVADAPATPTPPTPPARASGPRDWPVTPEVAALEEADSHFTPPEPEPLLSDKDPLLTMAWIAVAVIPVLALVSVIAVAAIPALSIPALVGQVALGLFVAGLGVLLWRMPHRRDPEDDDPGAVV, encoded by the coding sequence ATGGCCGCTTCGAACACGGACGACCGCGACGACGACCTGCCCGACGAGCCGACACCTCCCGCAGACCGTAGCGAAGACGCCGGTCCCGAAACCAACGACCGCACGCCGGACCCCGGCGAACTGGCGGACGAGACCGTCGACGCGCGCTTCGCCGACCTCGTGGCCTCCCTGGGCGACCTGGGCGCGGGCCCTGCGACCCGCACTTCTGTCCCGGAGTCGCCCGAACCGCAGGTGGGGCTCCGCCGGGCCGGCACCCACCCCGACCCGGACGACGACGATCATGACGCCGACGTCGCCGACGCCCCCGCCACGCCGACGCCCCCCACACCGCCCGCACGCGCCTCCGGCCCCCGCGACTGGCCGGTCACTCCCGAGGTGGCGGCGCTGGAGGAGGCCGACTCACACTTCACCCCGCCCGAGCCCGAGCCGCTGCTGAGCGACAAGGACCCGCTGCTCACGATGGCGTGGATCGCCGTGGCGGTGATCCCCGTCCTCGCGCTGGTGAGCGTCATCGCGGTGGCGGCGATCCCGGCCCTCAGCATCCCGGCCCTGGTGGGCCAGGTCGCGCTCGGGCTGTTCGTCGCCGGCCTCGGCGTACTGCTCTGGCGGATGCCGCACCGCCGCGACCCGGAGGACGACGACCCGGGGGCCGTCGTGTGA
- a CDS encoding pyrophosphate--fructose-6-phosphate 1-phosphotransferase, with protein MAVRRVALLTAGGFAPCLSSAVGGLIERYTELDPTIEIIAYQHGYHGLLTGTKIVVDDEARKKAGVLHRFGGSPIGNSRVKLTNVEDCVKRGLVQEGQNPLHVAAERLKADGVDVLHTIGGDDTNTTAADLAAYLHENDYDLTVVGLPKTIDNDVVPIRQSLGAWTAAEEGAKFAANVIGEHRVGPRMLIIHEVMGRHCGWLTAATAAEYRKWLDAQEWVPSLGLSRERWDVHAVFLPELEIDIDAEAKRLRTIMDEHGNVNIFLSEGAGLNEIVAQLEAAGEEVQRDPFGHVKLDFVNPGQWFAKQFAEKLGAEKVLVQKSGYYSRAAAANAEDLRLIKSMTDLAVECALRSESGVIGHDETDGDRLKAIPFPRIEGGKAFDTSVPWFGELLSELGQPLVPAAAH; from the coding sequence ATGGCTGTTCGTCGCGTGGCTCTGCTGACCGCCGGGGGCTTCGCCCCTTGCCTGTCGTCCGCGGTCGGTGGACTGATCGAGCGCTACACCGAGCTCGATCCCACGATCGAGATCATCGCCTACCAGCACGGTTACCACGGCCTGCTGACGGGTACCAAGATCGTCGTCGACGACGAGGCGCGGAAGAAGGCGGGCGTGCTGCACCGCTTCGGCGGGTCGCCCATCGGCAACTCGCGCGTGAAGCTCACGAACGTCGAGGACTGCGTGAAGCGCGGGCTGGTGCAGGAGGGGCAGAACCCCCTGCACGTCGCCGCGGAGCGGCTGAAGGCCGACGGCGTGGACGTGCTGCACACCATCGGGGGTGACGACACGAACACGACGGCCGCCGACCTGGCCGCCTACCTGCACGAGAACGACTACGACCTGACGGTGGTGGGCCTGCCCAAGACCATCGACAACGACGTGGTGCCGATCCGGCAGTCGCTGGGCGCGTGGACCGCCGCCGAGGAGGGCGCGAAGTTCGCGGCCAACGTCATCGGCGAGCACCGCGTGGGCCCGCGCATGCTGATCATCCACGAGGTCATGGGCCGCCACTGCGGCTGGCTGACGGCCGCCACCGCGGCGGAGTACCGCAAGTGGCTGGACGCGCAGGAGTGGGTGCCGAGCCTCGGTCTGAGCCGGGAGCGCTGGGACGTGCACGCCGTGTTCCTGCCGGAGCTGGAGATCGACATCGACGCCGAGGCCAAGCGCCTGCGCACGATCATGGACGAGCACGGCAACGTCAACATCTTCCTGTCGGAGGGCGCCGGCCTGAACGAGATCGTCGCGCAGCTCGAGGCCGCGGGCGAGGAGGTGCAGCGCGACCCGTTCGGCCACGTGAAGCTCGACTTCGTGAACCCGGGCCAGTGGTTCGCCAAGCAGTTCGCCGAGAAGCTGGGCGCCGAGAAGGTGCTGGTGCAGAAGTCCGGCTACTACTCGCGCGCGGCGGCCGCGAACGCGGAGGACCTGCGCCTGATCAAGTCGATGACGGACCTGGCCGTCGAGTGCGCGCTGCGCTCCGAGTCGGGCGTGATCGGGCACGACGAGACGGACGGCGACCGCCTCAAGGCCATCCCGTTCCCGCGGATCGAGGGCGGCAAGGCGTTCGACACCTCGGTGCCGTGGTTCGGCGAGCTGCTCTCCGAGCTCGGCCAGCCGCTGGTGCCCGCGGCAGCGCACTGA
- a CDS encoding protein kinase domain-containing protein, giving the protein MAPVTQDPLVGRTIDDRYQVSARIASGGMATVYRAYDTLLDRVLALKVMHPHLAEGDQAAEFIARFQREARAAARLSHPGVVAMYDQGRDGGLSYLTMEYVPGTNLRELVREGALTVRRTFALLDQVLSALAAAHEKGVVHRDIKPENVLLNENGKSAKVADFGLARAVTEMTQTTTGTVFGTVAYMAPEVIATGRCDVRADVYAVGIMAFEMLTGKQPFSGDTPIQVAYAHVNNDIPGPSTVVEGLGGAVEHLVRTLAARHPAGRPSDGREALQLLRAVWKALPAEVLDATPGDLGTPDASGPTPTAPTMPAGATTGIPQVVLPALGPRRADGSQHAGAVPITKPHHRERMGPLVTAAILLLLLLIGLAWAGDDGKFDWVRQDSAAAPTAPVVASGLAPPGGPSAL; this is encoded by the coding sequence GTGGCTCCCGTGACTCAAGACCCCCTGGTCGGGCGGACGATCGACGATCGCTACCAGGTCTCCGCGCGCATCGCGAGCGGGGGGATGGCTACCGTCTACCGCGCCTACGACACCCTTCTGGACCGCGTGCTCGCCCTCAAGGTGATGCACCCTCACCTCGCCGAGGGCGACCAGGCCGCCGAATTCATCGCCCGCTTCCAGCGAGAGGCCCGCGCCGCCGCGCGCCTCTCGCACCCCGGCGTCGTGGCCATGTACGACCAGGGGCGCGATGGCGGCCTCAGCTACCTGACCATGGAGTACGTGCCCGGGACGAATCTGCGCGAGCTCGTCCGCGAGGGCGCGCTGACGGTGCGCCGCACGTTCGCGCTGCTCGACCAGGTGCTGTCCGCGCTGGCCGCCGCGCACGAGAAGGGCGTGGTGCATCGGGACATCAAGCCGGAGAACGTCCTGCTGAACGAGAACGGGAAGAGCGCCAAGGTCGCCGACTTCGGCCTGGCCCGGGCGGTCACCGAGATGACGCAGACCACCACCGGCACCGTGTTCGGCACCGTCGCCTACATGGCCCCCGAGGTCATCGCGACCGGGAGGTGCGACGTCCGGGCCGACGTCTACGCCGTGGGCATCATGGCCTTCGAGATGCTCACCGGGAAGCAGCCGTTCTCCGGCGACACGCCGATCCAGGTGGCGTACGCCCACGTGAACAACGACATCCCCGGGCCCTCGACCGTCGTCGAGGGGCTGGGCGGGGCCGTCGAGCACCTGGTGCGCACCCTCGCCGCGCGGCACCCCGCCGGGCGCCCGTCCGACGGCCGGGAGGCCCTGCAGCTGCTGCGCGCCGTCTGGAAGGCACTGCCCGCCGAGGTGCTCGACGCCACGCCGGGTGACCTCGGAACGCCGGACGCCTCCGGCCCGACGCCCACGGCCCCCACCATGCCGGCCGGCGCGACGACGGGCATCCCCCAGGTGGTGCTGCCCGCGCTCGGACCACGCCGGGCGGACGGCTCGCAGCACGCCGGCGCCGTGCCGATCACGAAGCCGCACCACCGGGAGCGGATGGGCCCGCTGGTCACCGCCGCGATCCTGCTCCTGCTGCTCCTGATCGGGCTCGCCTGGGCGGGCGACGACGGCAAGTTCGACTGGGTGCGGCAGGATTCCGCCGCTGCACCGACCGCACCCGTCGTGGCCTCAGGGCTCGCGCCCCCGGGAGGCCCCTCAGCCCTCTGA
- a CDS encoding AMP-dependent synthetase/ligase encodes MNEVHAPQLVELPPTYNTNKVLTDRVAADPAKHLMERPDGAGGWTPVTAREFDAQVVAVAKGLVARGVQPGDSVAIMSATRYEWALLDFAIWAAGAVTVPIYETSSAEQVEWICGDAKVTLVLAETAEHAETVSEVHDALGDLREILVITDGAVETLVADGSGVEDAEIERRRAIAGLDDVATIIYTSGTTGRPKGVELSHRNFASLAVNAVKDNPEVFADGGRTLLFIPMAHVFARFIHVLAVAAGTTTGHWGDTTTLVDQLGSFKPTFILAVPRVFEKVYNTAEQTAAAGGKVKIFHWAARTGIAYSRALDTASGPSLGLRIQHKIADRLVFSKLRARLGGKAKYAVSGGGPLGERLGHFYRGLGIIILEGYGLTESTAPATVNKPDAQKIGSVGPALPGCGMAIADDGEVLLKGHGIFGAYHNNPEATAESFTADGWFRTGDLGEIDDRGFLTITGRKKEIIVTAGGKNVAPSVLEDRIRAHVLVSQCIVVGDNKPFIGAMITLDAEGLPGWLKMHGKPAMSTDEARTDPDVLAALDQVVQRANNAVSKAESIRKYTVIPGDLTIENGYLTPKQSVRRAAVLKDFDPEVERLYADRNKDSLHLV; translated from the coding sequence ATGAACGAGGTCCACGCACCGCAGCTCGTCGAGCTGCCCCCCACCTACAACACCAACAAGGTGCTCACCGACCGGGTCGCCGCCGATCCGGCAAAGCATCTGATGGAGCGGCCCGACGGCGCGGGCGGCTGGACACCCGTCACCGCGCGCGAGTTCGACGCCCAGGTGGTCGCCGTCGCGAAGGGCCTCGTCGCCCGCGGCGTCCAGCCCGGCGACAGCGTCGCGATCATGTCGGCCACCCGGTACGAGTGGGCGTTGCTGGACTTCGCGATCTGGGCCGCGGGCGCCGTCACGGTGCCGATCTACGAGACCTCGAGCGCCGAGCAGGTCGAGTGGATCTGCGGCGACGCGAAGGTGACGCTCGTGCTCGCCGAGACCGCCGAGCACGCCGAGACCGTGAGCGAGGTGCACGACGCCCTCGGCGACCTGCGCGAGATCCTCGTGATCACCGACGGCGCCGTGGAGACGCTCGTCGCCGACGGCTCCGGCGTCGAGGACGCCGAGATCGAGCGCCGGCGCGCGATCGCGGGCCTCGACGACGTCGCCACCATCATCTACACCTCGGGCACCACCGGCCGCCCGAAGGGTGTCGAACTGAGCCACCGCAACTTCGCGTCGCTCGCCGTCAACGCCGTCAAGGACAACCCGGAGGTGTTCGCCGACGGCGGCCGCACCCTCCTGTTCATCCCCATGGCACACGTCTTCGCGCGGTTCATCCACGTGCTCGCCGTCGCCGCCGGGACCACGACCGGCCACTGGGGCGACACGACGACGCTCGTCGACCAGCTCGGCAGCTTCAAGCCGACGTTCATCCTCGCGGTCCCCCGCGTGTTCGAGAAGGTCTACAACACCGCCGAGCAGACCGCGGCCGCCGGCGGGAAGGTGAAGATCTTCCACTGGGCCGCCCGCACCGGAATCGCCTACTCGCGCGCGCTCGACACGGCGTCGGGCCCGAGCCTCGGCCTGCGGATCCAGCACAAGATCGCCGACCGGCTGGTGTTCTCCAAGCTGCGCGCGCGGCTCGGCGGCAAGGCGAAGTACGCGGTGTCGGGCGGCGGCCCGCTCGGCGAGCGTCTGGGGCATTTCTACCGCGGGCTCGGCATCATCATCCTCGAGGGCTACGGCCTCACCGAGTCCACGGCGCCCGCCACCGTGAACAAGCCGGACGCCCAGAAGATCGGCTCGGTCGGCCCGGCGCTGCCAGGATGCGGCATGGCGATCGCCGACGACGGCGAGGTGCTGCTCAAGGGGCACGGCATCTTCGGCGCCTATCACAACAACCCCGAGGCGACGGCCGAGTCGTTCACGGCCGACGGCTGGTTCCGCACCGGCGACCTCGGAGAGATCGACGACCGCGGCTTCCTCACGATCACCGGCCGCAAGAAGGAGATCATCGTCACGGCGGGCGGCAAGAACGTGGCACCGTCGGTGCTGGAGGACCGCATCCGCGCCCACGTCCTGGTCAGCCAGTGCATCGTCGTCGGTGACAACAAGCCGTTCATCGGCGCGATGATCACGCTCGACGCGGAGGGCCTGCCCGGCTGGCTGAAGATGCACGGCAAGCCGGCGATGAGCACGGACGAGGCGCGCACGGACCCGGACGTCCTGGCCGCCCTGGACCAGGTGGTCCAGCGCGCGAACAACGCCGTGTCCAAGGCGGAGTCGATCCGCAAGTACACGGTGATCCCCGGCGACCTGACGATCGAGAACGGTTACCTCACGCCGAAGCAGTCGGTCCGCCGCGCGGCGGTGCTCAAGGACTTCGACCCCGAGGTGGAGCGCCTGTACGCGGACAGGAACAAGGACTCGCTGCACCTGGTGTGA
- the lgt gene encoding prolipoprotein diacylglyceryl transferase: MLYAIPSPPLEWNAITLGPLTIHVYALWLLAGIAAAAYLTQRRLTRRGAPADVVLDIVLWAVPLGIVGARIYHVLTHTQDYFYAGADPWDVVRIWDGGNAIFGSLIGGAVGVWIACRRAGIRFWSFADALAPAMLLAQAIGRGGNWWNHELFGNPTTLPWGLEIDPNAAMYPAGAAADTLFHPLFLYEALWNLVGAGLLLALDRRFHLRWGRLFGLYMVWYGVGRAWLELLRIDPTSDTYLGLPANSVVSIVVALLGIVLFVVRGRQHPEREESVFMPGREPDAADEAPEDRAGVDRGAASDAEDTPGEDAEGDASPGGQGGTTPAEPSSSEG; encoded by the coding sequence GTGCTCTACGCGATCCCCAGCCCGCCCCTGGAGTGGAACGCCATCACCCTGGGCCCGCTGACGATCCACGTCTACGCCTTGTGGCTGCTCGCGGGAATCGCCGCCGCGGCGTACCTCACGCAGCGGCGGCTGACCCGGCGGGGCGCGCCGGCGGACGTGGTGCTCGACATCGTGCTGTGGGCGGTGCCGCTCGGCATCGTCGGCGCGCGCATCTACCACGTGCTCACCCACACGCAGGACTACTTCTACGCGGGCGCCGACCCGTGGGACGTGGTGCGTATCTGGGACGGCGGCAACGCCATCTTCGGTTCGCTGATCGGTGGGGCGGTCGGTGTGTGGATCGCCTGCCGGCGTGCGGGCATCCGGTTCTGGTCCTTCGCGGACGCGCTCGCGCCGGCGATGCTGCTGGCGCAGGCGATCGGCCGAGGCGGCAACTGGTGGAACCACGAACTGTTCGGCAACCCGACCACGCTCCCATGGGGCCTGGAGATCGACCCGAACGCGGCGATGTATCCCGCCGGTGCGGCGGCCGACACGCTGTTCCATCCCCTGTTCCTGTACGAGGCCCTGTGGAACCTGGTCGGCGCCGGGCTGCTGCTCGCGCTCGACCGGCGGTTCCACCTGCGCTGGGGGCGCCTGTTCGGGCTCTACATGGTCTGGTACGGGGTGGGCCGGGCGTGGCTGGAGCTGCTGCGTATCGACCCGACGAGCGACACCTATCTCGGCCTGCCCGCGAACTCGGTGGTGTCCATCGTGGTGGCCCTGCTCGGCATCGTGCTCTTCGTGGTGCGGGGGCGGCAGCATCCGGAGCGGGAGGAGTCGGTGTTCATGCCCGGGCGTGAGCCGGACGCGGCCGACGAGGCGCCGGAGGACCGCGCTGGGGTGGACCGCGGCGCGGCGTCGGACGCCGAGGACACGCCCGGGGAGGACGCCGAGGGCGATGCCTCCCCCGGTGGACAGGGGGGCACCACGCCGGCCGAGCCGTCCTCCTCAGAGGGCTGA
- a CDS encoding Rv2175c family DNA-binding protein, with amino-acid sequence MSTTTPDGPDLDALVDEWLTLPDLADALGIDFGRARRLVRDRHVVAVKHGDRSVWQVPAGFLQDGEVIATLRGTIVLLTDAGFKDPEIIGWLHEHEDSLGMSPLDALRQGQRAQVRRVAQALF; translated from the coding sequence GTGAGCACCACGACGCCTGACGGCCCGGATCTGGACGCCCTCGTCGACGAGTGGCTGACGTTGCCCGACCTCGCCGATGCCCTCGGTATCGACTTCGGACGTGCCCGCCGGCTCGTCCGGGACCGGCACGTGGTCGCGGTCAAGCACGGTGATCGTTCCGTGTGGCAGGTCCCGGCCGGATTCCTGCAGGACGGCGAGGTCATCGCCACCCTCCGCGGCACGATCGTGCTGCTCACCGATGCCGGGTTCAAGGATCCCGAGATCATCGGGTGGCTGCACGAGCACGAGGACTCGCTCGGGATGAGCCCGCTCGACGCGCTGCGTCAGGGCCAGCGCGCCCAGGTGCGCCGGGTGGCACAGGCCCTGTTCTGA
- a CDS encoding polyprenyl synthetase family protein, which translates to MALTSFPVPTTPAALVDVENLRSRVEGALTAHRASLASEIAGVSAAAEGAATALTDQASVLLSGGKRLRAALCWWSYRAHGGAAAGPAAEAVVGTGAALELFQAAALLHDDVMDNSDTRRGSPTAHRSFAARHAGSGWSGDSVRFGEAGAILLGDLVLIAAQRELTAALARVPQVAPEVREAFDRMQTEVVTGQYLDVLVQAEPWGADPVADESRARAVLRAKSAGYSVASPLELGALLAGAGRERATLVHTAGVPLGEAFQLRDDVLGVFGDPAVTGKPAGDDLREGKRTVLVARAMAGLPSGAGRDLLVNALGDPGLSDDAVRRVREVIVESGALSAVELLVTELYETSTGRLDAADLTAPGREMLAAIARALVDREA; encoded by the coding sequence GTGGCACTCACCTCCTTCCCCGTCCCGACCACGCCCGCCGCGCTCGTCGACGTCGAGAACCTGCGGTCCCGCGTGGAAGGAGCCCTCACTGCCCACCGGGCGTCCCTGGCATCGGAGATCGCGGGCGTCAGCGCGGCGGCCGAGGGTGCCGCGACCGCGCTGACCGATCAGGCGTCCGTCCTTCTGTCCGGGGGAAAGCGGCTACGTGCCGCACTGTGCTGGTGGTCGTACCGGGCGCACGGCGGTGCCGCGGCGGGCCCGGCCGCCGAGGCCGTGGTGGGCACGGGCGCCGCGCTGGAGCTCTTCCAGGCCGCCGCCCTGCTGCACGACGACGTCATGGACAACTCCGACACCCGGCGTGGCTCCCCGACCGCGCACCGTTCCTTCGCGGCGCGCCACGCCGGCTCCGGCTGGTCCGGCGACTCCGTGCGGTTCGGGGAGGCCGGCGCGATCCTGCTCGGCGACCTGGTGCTCATCGCGGCGCAGCGGGAGCTCACGGCCGCGCTGGCCCGGGTGCCGCAGGTCGCACCAGAGGTGCGGGAGGCGTTCGACCGGATGCAGACCGAGGTGGTGACCGGCCAGTACCTCGACGTCCTGGTGCAGGCGGAGCCATGGGGTGCCGACCCGGTCGCGGACGAGTCCCGGGCGCGGGCCGTGCTGCGGGCCAAGTCCGCCGGGTACTCCGTCGCGTCCCCGCTGGAGCTCGGCGCGCTGCTCGCCGGTGCCGGGCGCGAGCGGGCCACGCTGGTGCATACCGCCGGCGTCCCCCTCGGCGAGGCGTTCCAGCTGCGCGACGACGTGCTGGGCGTGTTCGGAGACCCCGCCGTGACCGGCAAGCCAGCCGGTGACGACCTGCGCGAGGGCAAGCGCACGGTCCTCGTGGCACGAGCGATGGCGGGGCTGCCCTCCGGCGCCGGGCGCGACCTGCTCGTGAACGCCCTCGGTGATCCGGGCCTGTCCGACGACGCCGTGCGGCGCGTGCGGGAGGTCATCGTGGAGTCCGGGGCGCTGAGCGCTGTCGAACTGCTCGTCACCGAGCTGTACGAGACGTCGACCGGGCGTCTCGACGCGGCCGATCTGACCGCGCCCGGCCGCGAGATGCTGGCCGCGATCGCACGAGCGCTGGTCGACCGCGAGGCGTGA
- a CDS encoding ROK family glucokinase, which translates to MHAIGVDIGGTKIAVGVVDEDGRILAQVRRETVADDVADIDRAIADAVTELTKEHEVGAIGLAAAGFVSPDRRGVNFAPNIAWREYPLAAKVAALIDSDLPIVVENDANAAGWAEFRFGAGRAATDMIMLTVGTGLGGAVVVGGELVRGKWGVGAEVGHMRVVPNGHYCGCGHEGCWEQYASGSALVRDAQHAAVANPKRAARLLELAGGSAEQIRGPQITRAAKEGDELGIELLAKLGRWIGEGAASVAALLDPEIFVIGGGVGAAGELLLGPVRRGYEAQLSALGHRPVAQIELAQHGNEAGIVGAADLARR; encoded by the coding sequence ATGCACGCCATCGGAGTCGACATCGGCGGCACGAAGATCGCCGTGGGCGTGGTCGACGAGGACGGGCGGATCCTCGCCCAGGTGCGGCGCGAGACGGTGGCCGACGACGTGGCCGACATCGACCGTGCCATCGCCGACGCCGTGACCGAGCTGACCAAGGAGCACGAGGTCGGCGCGATCGGGCTGGCCGCGGCGGGGTTCGTGAGCCCTGACCGCCGGGGCGTGAACTTCGCGCCGAACATCGCGTGGCGCGAGTACCCGCTCGCGGCGAAGGTCGCCGCGCTGATCGACTCCGACCTGCCGATCGTCGTCGAGAACGACGCCAACGCCGCCGGCTGGGCGGAGTTCCGGTTCGGCGCGGGCCGGGCCGCCACCGACATGATCATGCTGACCGTCGGCACCGGCCTGGGCGGCGCGGTCGTCGTGGGCGGGGAGCTGGTGCGCGGCAAGTGGGGCGTCGGTGCCGAGGTGGGGCACATGCGGGTGGTGCCCAACGGGCACTACTGCGGCTGCGGGCACGAGGGCTGCTGGGAGCAGTACGCCTCCGGCTCCGCGCTGGTCCGCGACGCGCAGCACGCCGCCGTGGCCAACCCGAAGCGCGCGGCGCGCCTGCTGGAACTGGCCGGTGGCTCCGCTGAGCAGATCCGCGGGCCGCAGATCACGCGGGCGGCGAAGGAGGGCGACGAGCTCGGGATCGAGCTGCTCGCGAAACTGGGCCGCTGGATCGGCGAGGGGGCGGCATCCGTGGCGGCGCTGCTCGACCCGGAGATCTTCGTGATCGGCGGCGGCGTCGGCGCGGCCGGCGAACTGCTGCTCGGGCCCGTACGGCGTGGCTACGAGGCCCAGCTCTCGGCGCTCGGGCACCGGCCCGTGGCGCAGATCGAGCTCGCCCAGCACGGCAACGAGGCGGGCATCGTCGGCGCGGCCGACCTGGCGCGGCGCTGA